A single region of the Candidatus Zixiibacteriota bacterium genome encodes:
- a CDS encoding IS256 family transposase, whose protein sequence is FATVKLRTNAARRIKSPRSALYLIFQLIVRAEKRWRRINAPQMVTKVLEGVKFTDGIEDRNTKNNQIEKHAA, encoded by the coding sequence TCTTCGCCACCGTCAAGCTGCGGACCAACGCCGCCCGTCGGATCAAATCACCACGTTCGGCTCTGTATCTGATCTTCCAGCTGATCGTGCGAGCAGAGAAACGCTGGCGCCGGATCAACGCGCCGCAGATGGTGACGAAGGTTCTGGAGGGTGTGAAGTTCACAGACGGGATTGAGGACAGGAACACGAAAAACAATCAGATCGA